In the genome of Streptomyces fagopyri, the window GGGAGCGCGCGGGGGCCCGGCCGTGAGGGCGGGGTACCGGGCAGCGCCGGGGAATCAGGCGCGGTCCGCCGCCGCGTCCAGCAGGGTCATCGCGTCGTACCCGGGCGTGCCGCGCTCGGCGTAGTAGGCGACCAGCCGGTGGCCGGCGGTGTCGTCGAGGTGCATGGACTGGTAGCCGAGGGTCAGGTCGCCGACCTCCGGATGGTGGAACGTCCTGTGGCCGTGGGAGCGCAGCCGTACGTCGTAGTGGTCCCACAGGCGGGCGAAATCGGGGCTCTTCAGGAGGAGTTCGTCGACCAGTTCGGCCAGGTCGGGGGCGTCCGGGTCGGTGCCGGCGAGCGCGCGCATCCGGCCGACGCAGGCGCGGACCTGCTCGTCCCAGTCGTCGAACAGCGAGGGCGCGTCCGGGTACAGGAAGACGTAGCGCGCCACGTTGCGCCTGCGCACGGGCCACTCGTCCAGGCCGGCCAGGAGTCGCATCCCGCCCGGGTTGCAGGCGAGCACGTCCGATGTACGGCTGACCACGTGTGCCGGGTTGGGCCGCAGGTTCTCCAGGAGCAGCCTGACGCCGGGCCGCACGGACCGGGTGGGTGTCGCCGGTGCCTCGCGCGCGCCGCCGGCGGCGCGCGCGACGAGGTCACGCAGATGCTCGTGCTCCTGCGCGTCCAGCCGGAGGGCACCGGCGAGGGCGTCCACGACCGCGGGGCCGGGACGGTTCTCCCGGCCGCGCTCCAGCCGCGTGTAGTACTCGATGCTCACCCCGGCGAGCATGGCCAGCTCCTCGCGGCGCAGTCCGGGCGCGCGGCGCAGGGCGGGGCCGATCCTGAGCCCGGCCTCCTCCGGGGACACATGGGCGCGGCGGGCGCGCAGGAAGCTCCCCAGATCCGTGCCGCCGCCGCTGCCGTTCTGCCGCTCGCGTGCCATGGGCACCAGTGTGGCAGCCCTGTGACCTGCGGGGCCGGAGAGTGAGGGGCCGTGTCACGCCCCGAACACTCTTCCCCGGACGGGGCGGTCTGCCGGGATGCGGGTGGGGACGGCAGGCGGGAAGCTCGGTGAGGGTGCCCCCGTGGAAGCCGACGCGGGCCGCGGTCCAGCCGCCCTCCGCGGACGGGGCGGGCGCAGCCGGAACGCCGGCTCCGCTTCGTACCCCTGCTCGGATTCACGCACCTCCTCCGGCACATGCTCCGGCACCTCCTGCGACTTGTACGCTCGCCCGGATTCGTACGCCCGCCCCGAAACCACCCGAGGAAGACCATGACCACCATCGCCATCGTCGGAGCCGGACCCGGCCTCGGAGCCGCGGTCGCGCGGCGGTTCGGCCGCGCGGGATTCGACGTCGCCCTCATCTCGCGCGACGCGGACCGGACGCGCGCGTTCGCGGCCGAGCTGGCCGGCGAGGGGCTGACGGCGAGCGGATTCGCCGCCGACGTCCGCGACCCGGCCGCCCTGGGGGCGGCTCTCGACGCCGCCACCGCGACACTGGGGCCCATCGAGGTCCTGCAGTACAGCCCGGTCCCGCACCGGGACTTCATGCGACCCGTCCTGGAGACCGACGCCGCCGACCTCGTGGGCCCGATCGAGTTCTCGGTGTACGGTCCCGTCGTCGCCGTGCGTCACGTGCTGCCCGGCATGCGGGAACTCGGCCGGGGGACCGTGCTCCTCGTCAACGGCGGCACCGCCGCGATTCCGCACACCGAGCGCGCCGGAACGTCCATCGCCTTCGCCGCCGAGAGCGCCTACGGCCATCTGCTGCACGAGGCGCTCGCCCCCGACGGCATCCACGTCGCCCAGTTCGTCATCCCCGGCGCGATCGTCCCCGGGCACCCGAGGAAGGACCCCGACGCCCTGGCGGACGCCCTGTGGACCATCCACCGGGACCGGCACGGGTACCGGCACTTCGCCGACGACCTCGACGCCTGACCCGACGCCCTGCCGGCCGGCGGTCACGCGTGACCGGCAGGCCGGTGGCACCGCCGTCCACCGTCGCCCACGGCCGCCCTCCGTCGTCCACCGCCGTCCTCCCGATCGGCCCGGCGGTCGGCGGGCCGACTGTCCGGAATGGTGGCCGCCTTCCTGCGCCCGGCCCCCGGGCCGCCTACGCTCACCTCGTGCTGCGTATCACCGACGCCCGAACGGGCGAGACCGTCGACGCCGTCCGTGCCCGCAGGGGCCTGACCCGCGTCGAGGCGCACGTGGAGCGTGACGACCTGTCCGCACTGAGAGTGCTGCTGGTCGCCGACGTGCTCGCCAGGGCCCTGGAACTCGGCGGAACCCCTGTCGTCACGGTGGCCGACCCGCCCGCGGGGCTCAGGGCGCGCGCGGACGCGCTCGGCATCCGCCGGGCCGAGGGGGAGCGGGGTGGCGCGGGGCCGGCCCTGCACGTGCTCGTGTCCGCGGGCGGCGCCCCCGAGGACCCCGGACCCGAGGACCCCGGACCCGAGGGCTCCGGACCTGCGGGCTCCGGACCTGCGGCCTTCGGACCCGCGGCCTCGGGGGAGACGGTCCCGGGGGAGGCGGCCGGCGGCGAGACAACCGCTATGGATGCGACGACCATGGATGCGACCTCTATGGGCGCGGCATCCATGGCCCCGGCATCGATGGGCCAGGCCCCCACGGACCCGGTCCCCGTCGATCAGAACTCCGTCGATCAGAACTCCGTCGACGA includes:
- a CDS encoding cysteine--tRNA ligase; protein product: MLRITDARTGETVDAVRARRGLTRVEAHVERDDLSALRVLLVADVLARALELGGTPVVTVADPPAGLRARADALGIRRAEGERGGAGPALHVLVSAGGAPEDPGPEDPGPEGSGPAGSGPAAFGPAASGETVPGEAAGGETTAMDATTMDATSMGAASMAPASMGQAPTDPVPVDQNSVDQNSVDEDPVIPGLFTADPDGVRVEVAPVRGSADHSLLRMILLATPRRQPLDLAAADLDGASETLGRWRKAVAGWATRPSRPVPEHVRQELRAAWEDDLDVPAVLEALRRVEHAGDIPDGARFETYAYADRLLGLELTRDIGTQW
- a CDS encoding SDR family NAD(P)-dependent oxidoreductase, encoding MTTIAIVGAGPGLGAAVARRFGRAGFDVALISRDADRTRAFAAELAGEGLTASGFAADVRDPAALGAALDAATATLGPIEVLQYSPVPHRDFMRPVLETDAADLVGPIEFSVYGPVVAVRHVLPGMRELGRGTVLLVNGGTAAIPHTERAGTSIAFAAESAYGHLLHEALAPDGIHVAQFVIPGAIVPGHPRKDPDALADALWTIHRDRHGYRHFADDLDA
- a CDS encoding helix-turn-helix transcriptional regulator; the protein is MARERQNGSGGGTDLGSFLRARRAHVSPEEAGLRIGPALRRAPGLRREELAMLAGVSIEYYTRLERGRENRPGPAVVDALAGALRLDAQEHEHLRDLVARAAGGAREAPATPTRSVRPGVRLLLENLRPNPAHVVSRTSDVLACNPGGMRLLAGLDEWPVRRRNVARYVFLYPDAPSLFDDWDEQVRACVGRMRALAGTDPDAPDLAELVDELLLKSPDFARLWDHYDVRLRSHGHRTFHHPEVGDLTLGYQSMHLDDTAGHRLVAYYAERGTPGYDAMTLLDAAADRA